A stretch of the Panicum virgatum strain AP13 chromosome 9N, P.virgatum_v5, whole genome shotgun sequence genome encodes the following:
- the LOC120690082 gene encoding protein PYRICULARIA ORYZAE RESISTANCE 21-like — MPTIKIKVDLECCRCYTKIQKVLTRIQEKGEFCIDDIEYDEKNNKVIVTGPFDPDKLADKLCCKACKIIKEIEIVEPPPPPPPKKEEPKPPPPKPKEEPAPPPPAKVDPPPPPPPKEKPPPPKVVEVPYPWPYPYPFPAWPSECCCHHGHGGCHCCSCGKAPEAPPPPPPPPQPQYIPMPQYVPQPYPCNPCGGGGYRIVCEEDPSYACAIM; from the exons ATGCCGACCATCAAAATCAAGGTGGACCTGGAATGCTGCCGCTGCTACACCAAGATCCAGAAGGTGCTCACCAGGATCCAAG AAAAGGGTGAGTTCTGCATCGACGACATCGAGTACGACGAGAAGAACAACAAGGTGATCGTCACGGGGCCCTTCGACCCGGACAAGCTCGCCGACAAGCTCTGCTGCAAGGCCTGCAAGATCATCAAGGAGATCGAGATCGTGGAGCCcccgccccctccgccgcccaAGAAGgaggagccgaagcccccgccgCCGAAGCCGAAAGAGgagccggccccgccgccgccagcgaagGTCGACCCCccaccgcccccgccgcccaaggagaagccgccgccgccaaaggTGGTGGAGGTCCCCTACCCTTGGCCGTACCCGTACCCGTTCCCGGCGTGGCCGTCCGAGTGCTGCTGCCACCACGGGCACGGCGGGTGCCACTGCTGCTCCTGCGGCAAGGCCCccgaggccccgccgccgccgccgccgccgccgcagccgcagtaCATCCCGATGCCGCAGTACGTGCCGCAGCCGTACCCGTGCAacccctgcggcggcggcggctaccggATCGTCTGCGAGGAGGACCCCTCCTACGCCTGCGCCATCATGTGA